A region of Desulfobacterales bacterium DNA encodes the following proteins:
- a CDS encoding IS3 family transposase codes for QSMSRKGDCWDNAVAESFFGIMKTELVYHERYEGHQDTLHSIFEYIEVFYNRQRRHSTLGYLCPAEYEKQKVKLCA; via the coding sequence TCCAAAGCATGTCCCGCAAGGGAGACTGCTGGGACAATGCCGTGGCCGAGTCGTTTTTCGGGATTATGAAAACCGAGCTGGTTTATCATGAACGCTACGAAGGTCATCAGGACACCTTGCATTCCATTTTTGAATATATTGAGGTGTTCTACAATCGGCAGAGAAGGCACTCAACATTAGGATATCTCTGCCCGGCTGAATATGAAAAACAGAAAGTGAAACTTTGCGCTTGA